AATAGAAACCAAAATTAAAGTTAATAATGTAATAAATAAACCAATTCTAAATGAAGAGGGGTCGAAAATGAATAAAACTTCATGACTCCCCTCATCTAGACGTACAGCTCTAAGAATATAGTTAACTCTAATAACCTCTGTTTTATTTCCATTATCATAAGCTTTCCAGCCTGGGTACCAATTTTCAGATAATACAAGATATCCTGGTTCTTCCAAATCAATTTTTGTTATAATTTTGTTAGGAGAATAGAATGTTATATTCCCTTCTTTAAACTCTGAAGAATTTTTTGATATTAATTTATTATTTGTAATCAATACCTCTTTTGTTGGGTCAAAATCATTCGAAGAAATAAAATCTAAAATATCATCTTCGTTAACTATTTTAGCATTATGAACCACAAAACTTCTAGGTAAATATTTCATATTTTCATAAACATATGTTTCATTTGATTCATATTTTGAAGCGGTTATAAAAGCTCTTGGCATCATTTTAATAGTTCTGTTTGTTTGATAAACCAGTCTCAAACCATCATCATAAATCTTTTCGTGGGAAATAATATATTTGGTATTTAACAACCCTAAGCATTTTGAAAAACACGTATAATTTTTACTTTGGTAGCCAAAAAGTTTAGTTGAAAAGTTTTTATATTTACTCATAATAGATAGATCATACCCATTAACTAATTCTATTCCATTTCTAATAGCAATATATTGAGGCAATGTCCAATCACTCGAGTCATACACTCTATATTTTTCACCATTTT
The Candidatus Aenigmatarchaeota archaeon genome window above contains:
- a CDS encoding YfhO family protein: LFLFSLDLILKEKFELKVLKIILFLILILDLWLFWQKYLLIVRPEDIYEKQKIPETNISDIIYIVSENQIENGEKYRVYDSSDWTLPQYIAIRNGIELVNGYDLSIMSKYKNFSTKLFGYQSKNYTCFSKCLGLLNTKYIISHEKIYDDGLRLVYQTNRTIKMMPRAFITASKYESNETYVYENMKYLPRSFVVHNAKIVNEDDILDFISSNDFDPTKEVLITNNKLISKNSSEFKEGNITFYSPNKIITKIDLEEPGYLVLSENWYPGWKAYDNGNKTEVIRVNYILRAVRLDEGSHEVLFIFDPSSFRIGLFITLLTLILVSIFLLNDIIYYRSR